Proteins from a single region of Crassaminicella profunda:
- a CDS encoding WecB/TagA/CpsF family glycosyltransferase, with the protein MNHKADIMGVFVDQGTLEDATNRCIEFMNTMGCKMIITPNTEIIMSAQKDSKLRQIINHADLVIPDGIGIIYASKIQKKGLTERVTGVDLMHKILEYCNENQKSIYILGGKPGVAEKACENIKNKLSGVEIKGFRDGYFKEEEEGKIIENINRLNADILFVALGAPKQEIWMDKYREKLKSKIVMGVGGSVDVWAGTVKRAPKIYQKLGLEWFYRLLKEPWRYKRMMVLPKFMIKVILNKQ; encoded by the coding sequence GTGAATCATAAAGCAGATATTATGGGTGTATTTGTTGATCAAGGAACTTTAGAAGATGCTACTAATCGTTGTATAGAGTTTATGAATACAATGGGATGTAAAATGATTATTACACCCAATACGGAAATTATTATGAGCGCACAAAAGGATTCAAAACTAAGACAAATTATTAACCATGCTGATTTAGTAATCCCCGATGGTATTGGTATTATATATGCATCTAAAATTCAGAAAAAAGGTCTTACCGAAAGAGTGACAGGTGTGGATCTTATGCACAAAATTTTAGAGTATTGTAATGAAAATCAAAAAAGTATATATATTTTAGGCGGAAAGCCAGGGGTTGCAGAGAAGGCTTGTGAAAATATAAAAAATAAATTATCAGGAGTAGAAATAAAAGGATTTCGCGATGGATATTTTAAAGAGGAAGAAGAAGGCAAGATCATAGAAAATATCAATAGACTTAATGCTGATATACTATTTGTGGCATTAGGAGCACCTAAGCAAGAAATATGGATGGACAAATATAGAGAAAAGCTAAAATCAAAGATTGTCATGGGTGTTGGTGGAAGTGTTGATGTTTGGGCAGGAACCGTAAAAAGAGCCCCTAAAATATATCAAAAGTTAGGTCTTGAATGGTTTTATAGGTTACTAAAGGAGCCTTGGAGATATAAAAGAATGATGGTACTTCCAAAGTTTATGATAAAGGTCATATTAAATAAACAGTAA
- a CDS encoding YitT family protein produces the protein MAERLKSSIFFDYLLITIGTLIIAFAIVFFLGPNMIAPGGVTGLAIVIKKVIGIPIDITNLVINTPLFIIGLMVLGKKFGFKTAYGTLMLSLFIRVIITVLGDNMVGTNDLLLASLYGGVMVGVGIGFVFKAGGTTGGTDLAGAILNKYIPSLSIPKLMMCIDLTIVISAGIVNGKLETALYSVMALYIIVKIADFIIEGLNYAKAFFIISNDSEKIGQAIMKDLDRGATILQGRGMYTGKDKDVILCIVDRSQVTKLKNIVNGIDQNAFMMVTTIHEVLGEGFKK, from the coding sequence ATGGCAGAGAGATTAAAATCTTCAATCTTCTTTGATTATTTGTTGATTACAATAGGAACCCTTATTATAGCTTTTGCAATAGTATTTTTCTTAGGACCCAATATGATTGCACCAGGGGGGGTAACAGGACTAGCTATTGTTATAAAAAAAGTAATAGGAATCCCCATTGATATAACCAACCTAGTAATCAATACCCCGTTGTTTATTATAGGGTTGATGGTTTTAGGTAAAAAATTTGGATTTAAGACTGCTTATGGAACGCTTATGTTATCCCTTTTTATAAGGGTAATCATAACTGTTTTAGGGGATAATATGGTGGGCACAAATGACTTACTATTAGCCAGCCTATATGGTGGTGTAATGGTTGGTGTGGGTATAGGATTTGTATTTAAAGCTGGAGGAACCACAGGTGGGACAGATCTGGCTGGAGCAATTTTAAATAAATATATACCAAGCCTGAGTATACCTAAACTCATGATGTGCATTGATTTAACCATTGTTATTAGTGCAGGTATTGTAAATGGAAAGCTAGAAACAGCTCTTTATTCTGTTATGGCTCTGTATATAATCGTAAAAATTGCAGATTTTATCATTGAGGGATTAAATTATGCAAAAGCATTCTTTATTATTTCTAATGATTCAGAAAAAATAGGACAAGCTATAATGAAGGATCTTGATAGGGGTGCTACAATTCTTCAAGGAAGAGGTATGTATACAGGAAAGGATAAAGATGTGATTCTTTGTATTGTGGATAGGTCACAAGTGACAAAGCTCAAAAACATCGTGAATGGGATTGATCAAAATGCTTTTATGATGGTGACTACTATTCATGAAGTATTAGGAGAAGGTTTTAAAAAATAA
- a CDS encoding transketolase produces MLKKNATEIRKGIIKAVHAAGSGHPGGSLSAADILTTLYFYKMKVDPKNPKWEERDRFVLSKGHAAPVLYATLAEKGFFPKEELLKLRHMGAMLQGHPDMKRVPGVEMSTGSLGQGFSCSIGMTLSSKLDGKDTRVYALLGDGEVQEGLVWEAAMAASHYKLGQLTAILDYNGMQIDGLNDEVMTINPIKDKWESFGWHVLEIDGHNFEEIIKALDEAEEIKDQPTMIIAKTIKGKGVSFMENQVGWHGSAPKDEEAEKALKELGGAN; encoded by the coding sequence ATGTTAAAGAAAAATGCCACAGAGATTCGAAAAGGAATTATTAAAGCAGTACATGCAGCTGGATCTGGTCATCCAGGAGGGTCATTATCTGCTGCAGATATTTTAACTACATTATATTTTTATAAGATGAAAGTAGATCCTAAAAATCCTAAATGGGAAGAAAGAGATAGATTTGTACTATCAAAGGGACATGCAGCACCTGTTCTTTATGCAACCTTAGCAGAAAAAGGATTTTTTCCTAAAGAAGAGCTATTAAAATTAAGACATATGGGTGCTATGCTACAAGGTCATCCTGATATGAAAAGAGTACCAGGGGTTGAAATGTCTACAGGTTCTTTAGGACAAGGATTTTCATGCAGTATTGGTATGACATTGTCTTCTAAGCTTGATGGAAAAGACACTCGCGTTTATGCATTACTTGGAGATGGTGAAGTACAAGAAGGTCTTGTTTGGGAGGCTGCAATGGCTGCTAGTCACTACAAGCTAGGTCAATTAACTGCAATACTTGATTATAATGGTATGCAAATAGATGGATTAAATGATGAAGTTATGACCATTAATCCTATAAAGGACAAATGGGAAAGTTTTGGATGGCATGTATTAGAAATAGATGGACATAATTTTGAAGAAATTATAAAAGCTCTTGATGAGGCAGAGGAAATAAAAGATCAACCGACTATGATTATCGCAAAGACGATTAAAGGAAAAGGCGTTTCATTTATGGAAAATCAAGTGGGTTGGCATGGTAGCGCACCTAAGGATGAAGAAGCAGAAAAAGCATTAAAGGAATTAGGAGGTGCCAATTAA
- a CDS encoding transketolase family protein codes for MSQKIATREAYGKALAALGKVNENVVVLDADLSKSTKTAMFQKEFPNRFFNMGIAEQNLMGTAAGFSTCGKIPFASTFAMFATGRAFEIIRNSVCYSKLNVKVCATHAGITVGEDGASHQALEDLAVMRAIPNMVVLNPADAVSAEKAVFAMAEYDGPAYARFGRAAVPVIYDEDMTFEIGKGIEVKEGKDATIIATGILVAEALEARELLSNEGIEARVIDMHTIKPIDIEIIVKAANETGAIVTAEEHNVIGGLGSAVAEVLVENKPVPMKRIGTQDTFGESGKPKELMEKYELTAKDIVKAVKSVIKMK; via the coding sequence ATGAGTCAAAAAATTGCTACAAGAGAAGCCTATGGAAAGGCACTAGCAGCTTTAGGAAAAGTAAATGAAAATGTGGTTGTATTAGATGCAGATTTATCAAAATCAACAAAGACAGCAATGTTTCAAAAGGAATTTCCAAATAGATTTTTCAATATGGGAATAGCAGAACAAAACTTAATGGGAACAGCAGCAGGATTTTCAACATGTGGAAAAATCCCATTTGCAAGTACTTTTGCTATGTTTGCTACAGGAAGAGCTTTTGAAATCATCAGAAACTCTGTATGTTATTCAAAGCTAAATGTAAAGGTATGTGCAACTCATGCAGGTATTACTGTAGGGGAAGATGGAGCTTCTCATCAAGCCTTAGAGGATTTAGCTGTTATGAGAGCTATCCCGAATATGGTAGTACTAAATCCAGCAGATGCTGTATCAGCAGAAAAAGCGGTATTTGCTATGGCAGAATATGATGGACCTGCCTATGCAAGATTTGGTAGAGCCGCAGTTCCTGTAATTTATGATGAAGATATGACATTCGAAATCGGAAAAGGAATAGAAGTAAAAGAAGGTAAAGATGCTACCATTATTGCAACAGGAATTTTAGTTGCAGAGGCTCTAGAGGCAAGAGAACTTCTATCAAATGAAGGAATTGAAGCAAGAGTCATCGATATGCATACAATCAAGCCTATCGATATAGAAATTATCGTAAAAGCTGCTAATGAGACAGGTGCCATTGTTACAGCAGAAGAGCATAATGTTATTGGTGGACTTGGATCAGCTGTAGCTGAGGTACTAGTAGAAAATAAACCAGTGCCAATGAAAAGAATCGGAACGCAAGATACTTTTGGTGAATCTGGAAAGCCAAAGGAATTGATGGAAAAATATGAGTTAACGGCGAAGGATATTGTAAAGGCTGTTAAATCAGTTATTAAAATGAAATAG
- a CDS encoding type II toxin-antitoxin system RelE/ParE family toxin, with product MFVLIYNRIMNGTIIFYNEYNEYPVIDFIENLTSGEKAEIIRYFDLLEEYGIKLGCPYIQKIGKKHNLWQLKIPYGKKDLYFIFLNKKDKDFIFLHGFRNVRETNIKEELEVALNRTLEYEQRKEDSLG from the coding sequence TTGTTTGTATTAATATATAATAGAATTATGAATGGAACAATTATTTTTTATAATGAATACAATGAATATCCTGTGATTGACTTTATTGAGAATCTTACATCAGGAGAAAAAGCAGAAATAATTCGTTATTTTGATTTATTAGAAGAATATGGAATAAAATTAGGATGTCCATATATACAAAAAATTGGAAAAAAACATAATCTATGGCAGTTAAAGATTCCCTATGGGAAAAAAGATTTATATTTTATTTTTTTAAATAAAAAAGATAAGGATTTCATTTTTCTTCATGGATTTAGAAATGTTCGAGAGACGAATATAAAAGAGGAATTGGAGGTTGCATTAAATCGGACTCTTGAATATGAGCAAAGAAAGGAGGATTCTTTAGGATGA
- a CDS encoding helix-turn-helix domain-containing protein — protein sequence MKWREYREELVKDQGCKSELYDNELNYKLVREIVRYRKERNLTQKELAEIIGTKQSAISRLESGRMNPSVDFLVKVANALNMKLDIKFITE from the coding sequence ATGAAGTGGAGAGAGTATAGAGAAGAGTTAGTAAAAGATCAAGGATGCAAAAGTGAGCTTTATGATAATGAATTAAATTATAAGTTAGTAAGAGAAATCGTTCGATACAGAAAGGAAAGAAATCTTACTCAAAAGGAATTAGCAGAGATTATTGGGACAAAACAATCGGCCATATCTCGATTAGAATCAGGAAGGATGAATCCATCTGTAGATTTTTTAGTGAAAGTAGCCAATGCTTTGAATATGAAATTAGATATTAAGTTTATTACGGAATAA
- the nhaC gene encoding Na+/H+ antiporter NhaC: MKPRRKPSLLEAFIPVLGLGLFLVLALYAFNLEPHIPLVFGCVIAAMMALRLGYDWTDIRLSILQSVYRAVESIVIIHIVGMLIGTWISSGTIPAMVYYGLDLIEPKIFLVTGCIICAIVSFATGSSWTSSGTVGVALMGIASGLNINPALAAGMVISGAYFGDKLSPFSDSSNVAAATAETNLYSHVGSMVYTTLPSFCISLMIYAIVGLQSVYGEFDSTRVELIQNALINQFNIKPIVMIPAIFIFLAAIKKIHPIPSLFFGALLGGIWSIIFQNRSLEDVFLVLHFGYQSHTGIKVVDTLLTRGGFHSMMWTISLIIFALAFGGIMEKAKLTEVLLEGIIRKVKSIPGLIGTTIFTSILSDFILTDQYLSIIVPGRAYAFLYDQMHLDRRVLSRTLEDGATLWSPLCPWNGCGAYQAATLGVATFSYLPFAFFNLINPFLAIFMAYIGWGLFYNKNILEEVIEKEGLDL; the protein is encoded by the coding sequence ATGAAACCACGTCGAAAGCCATCTTTACTAGAAGCATTCATACCCGTTTTAGGATTAGGACTTTTTTTAGTATTAGCATTATATGCATTTAACTTAGAACCTCATATTCCATTGGTTTTTGGATGTGTTATTGCTGCAATGATGGCACTTAGGCTAGGATATGATTGGACTGATATTCGATTAAGCATTTTACAAAGTGTCTATAGGGCTGTAGAATCCATTGTTATTATTCATATTGTAGGTATGCTCATTGGAACCTGGATTTCTTCAGGGACTATTCCTGCCATGGTTTATTATGGTTTGGATTTGATTGAACCTAAAATATTTTTAGTTACTGGTTGTATCATTTGTGCTATTGTTTCCTTTGCTACAGGAAGTTCATGGACTTCTTCTGGAACAGTAGGAGTTGCACTAATGGGCATTGCTTCTGGATTAAATATCAATCCAGCCTTGGCTGCAGGAATGGTCATCTCTGGTGCCTATTTTGGAGACAAATTATCCCCATTTTCTGATAGTTCAAACGTTGCGGCTGCCACTGCTGAAACCAACTTATATTCTCATGTTGGCTCTATGGTCTATACGACTTTGCCAAGCTTTTGTATATCACTCATGATCTATGCCATTGTTGGACTTCAATCTGTTTATGGAGAATTTGATTCAACTAGAGTAGAATTAATTCAAAATGCACTAATAAATCAATTTAATATTAAACCGATTGTCATGATTCCTGCTATTTTTATCTTTCTAGCAGCTATAAAAAAAATACACCCTATCCCTTCCCTATTTTTTGGTGCTCTTTTAGGAGGAATTTGGTCTATTATTTTTCAAAATCGTTCTTTAGAGGACGTTTTTTTAGTACTGCATTTTGGCTATCAATCTCATACAGGTATAAAAGTTGTTGACACGCTTTTAACCCGTGGAGGTTTTCATTCTATGATGTGGACTATTTCTTTGATTATATTTGCTTTAGCTTTTGGTGGTATTATGGAAAAAGCAAAATTAACAGAAGTATTATTAGAAGGGATTATTAGAAAGGTAAAAAGTATACCTGGTTTAATTGGAACAACCATTTTTACCAGTATCTTAAGTGATTTTATTTTAACAGATCAATATCTTTCTATTATTGTTCCTGGTAGAGCTTACGCCTTTTTATATGACCAAATGCACTTAGATAGAAGAGTTTTATCTCGAACATTAGAAGATGGAGCTACTTTATGGTCTCCACTCTGTCCTTGGAATGGATGTGGCGCATATCAGGCAGCAACTTTAGGGGTAGCAACCTTTTCCTACTTACCCTTTGCCTTTTTTAATTTAATTAATCCATTTCTTGCAATTTTTATGGCCTATATAGGATGGGGACTTTTTTATAATAAAAATATATTAGAAGAGGTAATAGAAAAGGAAGGATTAGATTTATAA
- the nhaC gene encoding Na+/H+ antiporter NhaC, translating to MSQQRKPLFWEALVPVLSMTIIIVVTILKWGLEPHIPIVMACLIAAIMAKKVGCDWNDIRSGMIESIFRAVEALIIVMIVGMLIGTWVLGGIVPGMVYYGLALISPSIFLVTGAILCAIVSLATGSAWTSSGTIGIALMGIAAGLGVNPALAAGMVISGAYFGDKLSPLSDSTNVAAATAETNLYDHVGAMMYTTIPSFIIALIIYGIIGLKFGGGDFDTSRVQLIQETILSQFHITPWILVPPIIVIISAVKRIPAIPSLLGGAIVGGIWAMIFQGKGIGDVLSAFHYGYTSDTGVAIVDKLLTRGGVDSMMWTISLIIFALAFGGILEKARFAEVIMEKIIVRIKTVGGLVVATIITGIVSDFVLTDQYLSILVPGRMFAPVYDKMGLERRFLSRTLEDGGTLWSPMFPWNGCGAYQSATLGVATFSYLPFAFMNLINPIVAIIFAYIGFGIFRKKDQNVSA from the coding sequence ATGAGTCAGCAACGAAAACCATTGTTTTGGGAAGCATTAGTTCCTGTATTGTCAATGACCATCATTATTGTAGTTACCATATTGAAGTGGGGGTTAGAACCTCATATACCTATTGTTATGGCATGTTTAATTGCAGCTATTATGGCAAAAAAAGTTGGATGTGATTGGAATGATATTCGAAGTGGAATGATTGAGAGTATTTTTAGAGCTGTTGAAGCATTAATCATTGTAATGATTGTAGGTATGCTCATTGGGACTTGGGTTTTAGGTGGAATTGTTCCAGGAATGGTATACTATGGATTAGCCTTGATTTCTCCAAGTATTTTTCTTGTAACAGGAGCTATTCTTTGTGCTATTGTTTCTCTAGCAACTGGTAGTGCTTGGACTTCATCAGGGACTATTGGGATTGCCTTAATGGGAATTGCAGCAGGCTTAGGTGTAAATCCTGCATTAGCTGCTGGTATGGTTATCTCTGGTGCCTATTTTGGAGATAAGTTATCACCTCTTTCAGATAGTACCAATGTTGCAGCTGCTACTGCAGAGACGAATCTTTATGATCATGTAGGTGCTATGATGTATACAACGATTCCTAGTTTTATTATTGCACTTATTATCTATGGGATTATTGGATTAAAATTTGGAGGAGGAGATTTTGATACATCTAGAGTTCAATTAATTCAAGAAACTATTTTATCTCAATTTCATATTACTCCTTGGATCTTAGTACCTCCTATTATCGTTATTATCTCAGCTGTAAAAAGAATTCCAGCTATTCCTTCTTTATTAGGTGGAGCCATTGTTGGTGGTATTTGGGCTATGATTTTTCAAGGTAAGGGAATTGGAGATGTCCTTTCTGCTTTTCATTATGGATATACTAGTGATACAGGAGTAGCTATTGTAGATAAATTATTAACTCGTGGTGGAGTTGATTCCATGATGTGGACTATATCTTTGATTATATTTGCATTAGCCTTTGGAGGAATTTTAGAAAAAGCACGTTTTGCAGAAGTAATCATGGAAAAAATTATTGTAAGAATCAAAACCGTAGGAGGATTAGTAGTAGCTACGATTATTACTGGAATTGTATCAGATTTTGTATTGACAGACCAATATTTATCTATTTTAGTGCCAGGAAGAATGTTTGCACCCGTTTATGATAAGATGGGATTAGAAAGAAGGTTTTTATCTCGCACATTAGAAGATGGTGGAACTCTTTGGTCTCCTATGTTTCCATGGAATGGATGTGGTGCTTATCAATCAGCAACTTTAGGAGTTGCTACTTTTTCCTATTTACCATTTGCTTTCATGAATTTAATCAATCCTATTGTAGCAATTATATTTGCTTATATTGGATTTGGTATATTTAGAAAAAAAGATCAAAATGTATCTGCTTAA
- a CDS encoding protease complex subunit PrcB family protein — MRGKLNLKRLNWKKILIVAIVMMVIIAAIFAVKYFVKDDDSVPFEVLSEEQIPQKIQEILPRYKSLERALACKVDGEIFVIATRGEKPTGGYAIQIDGIEKVKIDDQTKVVVYTTFKDPKPGDIVTQVITYPFVVVKTDLTDLPDKIELKVKYND, encoded by the coding sequence GTGAGAGGAAAACTTAATCTTAAGAGGCTAAATTGGAAGAAAATTTTGATTGTAGCTATTGTGATGATGGTCATTATAGCAGCGATTTTTGCTGTTAAATATTTTGTAAAGGATGATGATAGCGTGCCTTTTGAAGTATTAAGCGAGGAACAAATCCCACAAAAGATTCAAGAAATATTGCCAAGATACAAAAGTTTAGAAAGAGCACTGGCGTGTAAAGTAGATGGAGAAATATTTGTTATTGCAACAAGAGGAGAAAAGCCTACTGGTGGATATGCGATTCAAATAGATGGCATTGAGAAAGTAAAGATAGATGATCAAACAAAGGTGGTTGTTTATACGACCTTTAAAGATCCAAAACCAGGGGATATTGTTACCCAGGTTATTACATATCCCTTTGTTGTAGTAAAGACAGATTTAACGGATTTACCAGACAAAATAGAATTAAAAGTAAAATATAACGATTAA
- a CDS encoding LysM peptidoglycan-binding domain-containing protein, with the protein MNLKKIFISCTLGTTLFLGSIGITHGQTYTVQSGDAFWKIAYEHGVSTKALLEANDMDENTIIYPGQNLIIPVKETIHTVQSGDTYWTISQKYGVNFKELLIYNGADENTWLNIGDKVKIPSSNGTDSSNIESNMNKGSDETNNDSINQNNQEPYVTYMNYTVKSGDDPWKLSIEYGVPMIEILKANNMNEKEWLNIGDVIKIPVHHVPVKATPGAKYGENLDWWTGAQYVVPIGAEFTLIDFATGKRWKMKRTIGANHADCEPLTKIDTAIMKEVWGGVFSWERRPVIVEYNGRKIAASAATTPHSIQYITNNNFDGHMDLHFLNSTRHKDGEIDWEHQKNIKIAAGIK; encoded by the coding sequence ATGAATTTAAAAAAGATATTTATTTCTTGTACCTTAGGAACAACTCTTTTTTTAGGAAGTATTGGTATTACTCATGGACAAACATATACCGTACAGAGTGGTGATGCATTTTGGAAAATTGCTTATGAACATGGGGTAAGTACAAAGGCCTTATTGGAAGCGAATGATATGGATGAAAATACAATCATCTATCCAGGACAGAATTTGATTATTCCTGTGAAAGAGACCATTCATACTGTGCAATCAGGAGATACTTATTGGACCATTAGTCAAAAATATGGAGTGAATTTTAAAGAATTACTAATATATAATGGAGCTGATGAAAATACATGGCTAAATATTGGAGACAAGGTGAAAATACCTTCTAGCAATGGTACCGATAGTAGTAATATAGAAAGTAATATGAATAAAGGTAGCGATGAAACAAATAATGATAGTATCAATCAGAATAATCAAGAACCTTATGTAACTTATATGAATTATACAGTAAAATCAGGAGATGATCCTTGGAAGCTATCTATTGAATATGGTGTACCTATGATAGAGATATTAAAAGCAAATAATATGAACGAAAAGGAATGGTTGAATATTGGAGATGTGATTAAAATCCCTGTTCACCATGTACCTGTAAAAGCTACACCTGGGGCTAAGTATGGAGAAAACTTGGATTGGTGGACAGGGGCTCAATATGTTGTTCCTATTGGTGCAGAATTCACTTTAATTGATTTTGCAACAGGGAAGAGATGGAAAATGAAAAGAACCATAGGAGCAAATCATGCAGACTGTGAGCCATTAACAAAAATAGATACAGCTATTATGAAAGAAGTTTGGGGAGGCGTTTTTAGCTGGGAAAGACGTCCTGTGATTGTTGAATATAATGGAAGAAAAATTGCAGCATCAGCAGCAACTACGCCTCATAGTATTCAGTATATAACAAACAATAATTTTGATGGACATATGGATCTTCACTTTTTAAATAGTACAAGACATAAGGATGGAGAAATAGACTGGGAACATCAAAAAAATATAAAAATAGCAGCAGGAATTAAATAA